One region of Streptomyces davaonensis JCM 4913 genomic DNA includes:
- the bfr gene encoding bacterioferritin, giving the protein MQGDPEVIEFLNEQLTGELTAINQYWLHYRIQDNKGWTKLAKYTREESIDEMKHADKITERILMLDGLPNYQRLFHVRVGQTVTEMFQADRQVEVEAIDRLKRGIEVMRTKGDITSANIFESILEDEEHHIDYLDTQLELIDKLGEALYLAQQIEQPS; this is encoded by the coding sequence ATGCAGGGCGACCCCGAGGTCATCGAATTCCTGAACGAGCAGCTCACCGGCGAGCTGACGGCGATCAACCAGTACTGGCTGCACTACCGGATCCAGGACAACAAGGGCTGGACCAAGCTCGCCAAGTACACGCGTGAAGAATCCATCGACGAGATGAAGCACGCGGACAAGATCACCGAACGCATCCTCATGCTGGACGGTCTGCCGAACTACCAGCGGCTGTTCCACGTCCGCGTCGGGCAGACCGTCACCGAGATGTTCCAGGCGGACCGGCAGGTGGAGGTGGAGGCGATCGACCGCCTCAAGCGCGGGATCGAGGTGATGCGCACCAAGGGCGACATCACGTCCGCGAACATCTTCGAGTCGATCCTGGAGGACGAGGAGCACCACATCGACTATCTGGACACCCAGCTGGAGCTCATCGACAAGCTCGGTGAGGCGCTCTACCTCGCCCAGCAGATCGAGCAGCCGAGCTAG